Below is a genomic region from Streptomyces roseoviridis.
CCGGGGCGGGTCTCGGGCTCGGGGCGTTCGCCCAGTTCGAGGCCGTTCAGGGGCTGGTCGCGGTCGATTCGGGCAGCGTAGGCAGCGAACATGACCGTGAGCGTAGGGCGACGGGGGTGTGCGGCGGAACCGGGCGCCGGTGTGACGCATGTCCCGCCGCCCCTTGTCGGCGCTCGGCTCACCTCCGGGCGCCCCGTGCGGGCGTCACCCTTCGGCTCGCCCGCGCGACACGCGAGGGGCCCCGCACCGGCCGGAGCCGGTGCGGGGCCCCTCGCGTAGGCGGCCGCGTCAGCGGCGGGCGACGCCCTCCGCGCGGGCGGCGGCGGCGACCGCGGCCGCGACGGCCGGGGCGACCCGCTCGTCGAACGGCGACGGGATGACGCAGTCGGCGGCGAGCCGGTCGCCCACCACGTCCGCGATGGCGTTGGCCGCGGCGATCTTCATGCCCTCGGTGATCCGGGAGGCCCGGACCTGGAGCGCGCCGGCGAAGATGCCGGGGAACGCGAGGACGTTGTTGATCTGGTTCGGGTAGTCCGAACGGCCGGTGGCCACGACCGCCGCGTACTTGTGCGCGACGTCCGGGTGCACCTCGGGGTTCGGGTTGGCCATGGCGAACACGAAGGCGTTCGGCGCCATGGCCGCGACGGCCTGCTCCGGGACCGTGCCACCGGAGACACCGATGAAGACGTCGGCGCCGGCCAGGGCGCTCTCCAGGGAGCCGGTGAGGCCCGCCTTGTTGGTGAGCTCGGCGATCTCGCGCTTGACGTCCGTGAGGTCCTCGCGGTCGCGGCTGACGATGCCCTTGCGGTCGGCCACGGCGACGTCGCCGAGTCCGGCCTCCAGCAGGAACTTCGCGATGGCCACACCGGCCGCACCGGCGCCGGAGATGACGCCGCGCAGCTCGCCCAGGGTCCGGCCGGTCAGCTTCGCCGCGTTGCGGAGGGCGGCGAGGGTGACAATGGCGGTGCCGTGCTGGTCGTCGTGGAAGACCGGGATGTCCAGGCGCTCCTGGAGCTTGCGCTCGATCTCGAAGCACCGGGGCGCCGAGATGTCCTCCAGGTTCACGCCACCGAAGGACGGGGCGAGCCGGACGACGGTCTCGACGATCTCGTCGGTGTCGGTGGTGGCGAGCGCGATCGGCACCGCGTCCACGCCTCCGAACTGCTTGAAGAGGATGGCCTTCCCCTCCATGACCGGAAGCGATGCCTCCGGGCCGATGTCGCCGAGGCCGAGCACCGCCGTGCCGTCGGTCACGACCGCGACGACCTGAGACTTCCAGGTGTAGTCGTTGACCAGCTCGGGCTGCTCCGCGATTGCCGTGCACACCTTGGCGACGCCGGGCGTGTACGCGAGGGACAGGTCGTCCTTGTCGCGCAGCGGCACCGTGGCCGAGATGGCCATCTTGCCGCCGCGGTGCAGCGCGAAGGCCGGATCGAAGGGCTCACCGGGAGCCCCTTCCGTACCGCTCTCGCTGCGAGGATTGACGATCTCCGCTGCCATTGGGTTGACCCCTTAAGTCTTCTTCATTTGAGGGTGGCCGCTCCCGGTTGAGGAGGGGTGGGTGGGTCCCGCGGCCGCCGTGTCTGGCAGCCGCGCGGGCGCGCCGCACAACGCGCCCTGAGCCCCGGATGAGGGGTGTAAGGATCCTTCTTACCGGACGGACGGCTCCGGAGACGAGTCGATGAAGCTTCGGTGACACGACTCATACCGAGCGCTACCGGACACGCACGGAGGACGACACGTCACTCGATGTCCGGATAGATGGTTTCCCGACCCGAATAGCGGCCTTCATGTCGTCCGAATGGCGAGATCCACAGGAGAATTTTCGGCGTGGATGGCACCTCTCCGGAGAAGGTTTTGCCTTGGGGGGACTGGCCACCGGGTTTCGGCCACATCCCGTTACCCGATTTTGACATCCTTGGCCGTCGGTTTGCGGCAGTCCGAATGGCAAGATGCCGTAATCACACGAGGTCGCGGCACTCGAAGGTGCGTACGCGGCCTAAGGCAACTCCCTCACACGCCGGAGGAACCCGACCATGACCGCACGCTCCACGCGCTGTACGACCGCCGCCAAGACCCGCACGTCCCGTCTTGCCGCGGTCGCCGCCATCGCGGTCGCCGGCTCGATGCTGCTGACCGCCTGCGGAGACCAGACCGAGGGCGGCTCCACCAAGGAGGGCGGCGACTCCACCGCCGCAGCGAGCAAGGCCCCCCTGTTCTC
It encodes:
- a CDS encoding NADP-dependent malic enzyme, translated to MAAEIVNPRSESGTEGAPGEPFDPAFALHRGGKMAISATVPLRDKDDLSLAYTPGVAKVCTAIAEQPELVNDYTWKSQVVAVVTDGTAVLGLGDIGPEASLPVMEGKAILFKQFGGVDAVPIALATTDTDEIVETVVRLAPSFGGVNLEDISAPRCFEIERKLQERLDIPVFHDDQHGTAIVTLAALRNAAKLTGRTLGELRGVISGAGAAGVAIAKFLLEAGLGDVAVADRKGIVSRDREDLTDVKREIAELTNKAGLTGSLESALAGADVFIGVSGGTVPEQAVAAMAPNAFVFAMANPNPEVHPDVAHKYAAVVATGRSDYPNQINNVLAFPGIFAGALQVRASRITEGMKIAAANAIADVVGDRLAADCVIPSPFDERVAPAVAAAVAAAARAEGVARR